One segment of Candidatus Liberimonas magnetica DNA contains the following:
- the gatB gene encoding Asp-tRNA(Asn)/Glu-tRNA(Gln) amidotransferase subunit GatB, with protein sequence MYQKYETVIGLEVHSQLKTLSKVFCGCSTEFGVKPNSNICPVCTGQPGVLPVLNRKAVELLVKTGLSLNCRINKHSVFARKQYFYPDLPKNFQISQYELPIAEGGFLEIEVEGKLKRIGITRIHLEEDAGKLLHAIGNRELDYSLVDLNRTGVPLMEIVSEPELSSPEEACQYLSKLKSVIEYLEVSDCNMEEGKFRCDANISIRPAGQKELGTKAELKNMNSLKGVKDALSYEISRQIDVVSSGGKIIQETRLWNSGSSRTEPMRTKEEAHDYRYFPEPDLVPLNLDEGFTNKIKEGIPELRNERQERLIKEFGLSQYDAGVLTADKALAEYYEKTLESASKTKNTADIAKPVANWVTTELLGRLNALNKTILESPVSPQNMANLVLLVQDGTISGKTAKTVFDEMFNSGKNADDIVKEKGLVQISDETALEKMCDEAISENAKAVSQYKAGKKEALGAIVGSIMKKSKGKANPQMVNKILSKKLS encoded by the coding sequence ATGTATCAAAAATACGAAACCGTCATCGGGCTTGAAGTACATTCCCAGCTTAAAACACTGAGCAAAGTATTCTGCGGGTGTTCTACGGAATTCGGGGTAAAGCCCAATTCGAATATCTGCCCGGTTTGCACTGGCCAGCCGGGCGTGCTTCCGGTACTGAACAGAAAAGCCGTAGAGTTGTTGGTAAAAACAGGGCTTTCTCTTAATTGCAGGATAAACAAACACTCGGTCTTTGCAAGAAAACAGTATTTTTATCCGGACCTCCCGAAAAATTTTCAGATATCCCAGTACGAACTTCCAATAGCAGAAGGCGGTTTTTTGGAAATTGAAGTTGAAGGCAAGCTAAAACGGATCGGAATAACAAGGATCCATCTTGAAGAAGATGCCGGGAAACTTCTCCATGCTATAGGGAACAGGGAACTTGATTATTCGCTCGTCGACCTGAACAGGACAGGCGTACCTTTAATGGAAATAGTCTCCGAACCGGAGCTCAGCTCTCCGGAAGAAGCCTGCCAATACCTTTCAAAACTCAAAAGCGTAATTGAATACCTGGAAGTTTCGGATTGCAATATGGAAGAAGGCAAATTCCGTTGTGACGCCAACATAAGTATCAGGCCTGCCGGGCAAAAAGAACTCGGTACTAAAGCGGAACTTAAGAATATGAATTCCCTAAAAGGCGTAAAAGATGCCCTTAGCTACGAAATAAGCCGGCAGATAGATGTGGTCTCAAGCGGCGGAAAGATAATACAGGAAACAAGGTTATGGAATTCCGGGAGTTCAAGAACAGAGCCCATGCGCACAAAAGAAGAAGCCCATGATTACAGGTATTTTCCGGAGCCTGACCTTGTGCCTCTTAATTTAGACGAGGGTTTTACGAATAAGATAAAGGAAGGAATACCCGAACTGAGGAACGAAAGGCAGGAAAGGCTGATAAAAGAGTTCGGGCTCTCTCAATATGACGCAGGCGTGTTAACAGCGGATAAAGCCCTGGCGGAATACTACGAGAAAACGCTTGAGTCCGCTTCAAAAACAAAGAATACTGCAGATATAGCAAAACCCGTTGCAAATTGGGTCACAACCGAGCTTTTGGGAAGATTAAATGCTTTGAATAAAACTATTTTGGAATCGCCTGTATCTCCGCAGAATATGGCAAACTTGGTTTTGCTGGTACAGGACGGCACGATATCCGGCAAAACAGCCAAAACTGTTTTTGATGAGATGTTCAACAGCGGGAAAAATGCCGATGATATCGTAAAAGAAAAAGGGCTTGTACAGATAAGCGATGAAACAGCTCTTGAAAAAATGTGTGATGAAGCGATTTCTGAAAACGCTAAAGCAGTAAGCCAGTATAAGGCCGGTAAAAAAGAGGCCCTTGGCGCGATAGTAGGAAGTATAATGAAGAAATCAAAAGGAAAAGCCAATCCCCAGATGGTGAATAAGATCCTATCTAAAAAACTTTCTTAA
- a CDS encoding cupin domain-containing protein produces MDTANKIIKTLKLKPHPKEGGYFREIYRSAESLKPGALPKRYKKGKSLATAIYYLLTPGTFSSVHKLSSDEIFHFYFGDPVEMLLLFPDGSGKAVTLGGNVLKGMFPQVIVKKNTWQGSRLVKGGKFALLGTTMSPGFDYEDYEDGKKEALIKKYPKFKKMISALMR; encoded by the coding sequence ATGGATACAGCAAACAAAATAATAAAAACACTGAAACTTAAACCCCATCCTAAAGAAGGCGGGTATTTCAGGGAAATCTACAGGTCAGCCGAATCTCTAAAGCCCGGTGCGCTTCCAAAAAGGTATAAAAAAGGGAAGTCCCTGGCTACCGCGATCTATTATCTTTTGACTCCGGGAACATTTTCTTCCGTTCATAAGCTTTCAAGCGATGAGATATTCCATTTTTATTTCGGAGACCCGGTCGAGATGCTTCTTCTTTTCCCCGACGGGTCGGGTAAAGCGGTTACCCTCGGCGGTAATGTGCTTAAAGGGATGTTCCCTCAGGTTATTGTAAAAAAGAATACCTGGCAGGGTTCAAGGCTTGTAAAAGGCGGCAAGTTCGCTCTTTTAGGGACTACTATGTCGCCGGGTTTTGATTACGAAGATTACGAAGACGGCAAAAAAGAAGCTTTAATAAAAAAATATCCAAAATTCAAGAAAATGATAAGCGCTTTAATGCGCTGA
- a CDS encoding ferritin family protein has protein sequence MPTKLNMLKFAHEFELKGLNFYLRYAFKTKNMLAKELFYNLAKKEIEHAQKIDGLYAEAQKISSTKIDLRMGPSDIEKDLKDFFKNQVKKELKKGALDIAGYKTALNMEKKSIDIYIKMKEQAETPAKKKFFELLANEEEDHYNALDNVLRYLTGTGDWLQEDESKTWNWMNI, from the coding sequence ATGCCGACAAAACTTAACATGCTTAAATTTGCCCACGAATTTGAATTAAAAGGACTTAATTTTTATTTGAGGTATGCGTTTAAGACAAAAAACATGCTTGCCAAGGAATTATTTTATAACCTGGCAAAAAAAGAAATAGAGCATGCCCAGAAGATAGACGGATTGTACGCCGAAGCCCAAAAAATCAGCTCAACTAAGATCGATCTGAGAATGGGGCCATCAGATATAGAAAAAGACTTAAAGGATTTTTTTAAGAACCAGGTGAAAAAGGAATTAAAAAAAGGTGCTCTTGACATTGCCGGTTATAAGACAGCGCTAAATATGGAAAAAAAGAGCATTGACATATACATCAAGATGAAAGAACAGGCCGAAACGCCGGCAAAAAAGAAGTTCTTTGAACTCCTGGCAAATGAAGAGGAAGACCATTATAACGCCCTTGATAACGTGTTAAGGTATCTGACCGGGACCGGAGACTGGCTGCAGGAAGACGAAAGCAAAACCTGGAACTGGATGAACATTTAA
- a CDS encoding inositol monophosphatase, protein MQNEIDLRTLLDKEIEKRKIVAVAAAKKAGRILLSHFGRKISIKTKGDRDYATEMDLRSEKLITTMIRKYFPGDNILAEENKYSSSDSSYKWIIDPLDGTHNYMYGIRDFGISIALAKNNEIILGVIYMPLNNEAFSAIKGNGAYLNARKISVSKRPLRRSTMVYDSRIRLHKKTMMRNLGLLSEKVFNIRMYGSSVRGLTYLAQGKVDVVLEYDEKIWDCAAGLIIVEEAGGIITDLKGNKWGINTRQYVAANPVIHKDILKIVKKPK, encoded by the coding sequence ATGCAAAATGAAATCGATTTAAGGACACTTTTGGACAAAGAAATAGAAAAAAGAAAAATAGTTGCTGTAGCTGCGGCAAAGAAAGCCGGCAGGATATTACTGTCTCATTTCGGCAGAAAAATAAGCATTAAAACGAAGGGCGACAGGGATTATGCCACTGAAATGGACCTGCGGTCAGAAAAGCTTATAACAACCATGATAAGAAAATATTTTCCGGGCGATAATATTCTGGCTGAAGAAAATAAATATTCAAGTTCTGATTCAAGTTATAAATGGATAATCGATCCCCTAGACGGCACTCATAACTATATGTACGGTATCAGGGATTTTGGTATTTCAATAGCGCTTGCAAAAAATAATGAAATCATTCTTGGTGTGATATATATGCCCTTAAACAACGAAGCTTTTTCTGCAATAAAAGGGAACGGAGCATATTTGAACGCCAGAAAGATAAGTGTTTCAAAAAGGCCTTTGAGAAGGTCAACGATGGTCTATGACAGCAGAATAAGGCTGCATAAGAAAACGATGATGAGGAACCTCGGTCTCTTAAGCGAGAAGGTTTTTAATATAAGGATGTACGGTTCATCAGTAAGAGGGCTCACGTACCTTGCCCAGGGCAAAGTTGATGTGGTCCTGGAATATGACGAAAAAATATGGGACTGTGCCGCAGGCCTTATTATAGTCGAAGAAGCAGGCGGGATAATAACAGACCTGAAAGGCAATAAATGGGGTATAAATACGAGGCAGTACGTAGCTGCAAATCCCGTAATTCACAAAGATATATTAAAAATAGTCAAAAAACCAAAATAA
- a CDS encoding sigma-70 family RNA polymerase sigma factor: MRDVRSKEDDIIHDVQNGNIEAFDELVKLYSTKIFSLCYYFTCNIAEAEDLSQAVFIHALKGIGGFKFKSAFSTWLHQIAVNLWYDALRKNKKITYVSYDINTGKDEERTLKDEIIDSIVIPEIKMEKKELEEQIKKALNVITPDQRIAIVLKYIEGKSLEEISNICNCPIGTISARLTRGIKEIRKHLKPYINK, from the coding sequence ATGAGGGATGTACGGAGTAAGGAAGATGACATTATTCATGATGTCCAAAACGGTAATATTGAAGCTTTCGATGAGTTGGTAAAGTTATACTCAACTAAGATATTTTCGTTATGTTATTATTTTACATGTAATATTGCAGAAGCAGAAGACCTTTCGCAGGCTGTTTTCATTCATGCACTAAAAGGTATTGGAGGTTTTAAGTTTAAATCAGCTTTTTCAACCTGGCTTCACCAAATAGCTGTAAATCTTTGGTATGATGCCTTGAGAAAAAACAAAAAAATAACGTATGTCTCTTATGATATTAATACAGGTAAAGATGAAGAAAGAACTCTGAAAGATGAAATAATTGATAGTATTGTCATTCCGGAAATAAAAATGGAAAAAAAAGAGTTAGAAGAGCAAATAAAAAAAGCACTTAATGTAATTACTCCGGATCAACGTATCGCAATAGTGCTTAAATATATTGAAGGCAAATCTCTTGAAGAAATAAGTAATATTTGTAACTGCCCGATAGGTACGATAAGCGCAAGGCTTACAAGAGGAATAAAGGAAATAAGAAAACATCTTAAACCTTATATAAACAAATAA
- a CDS encoding protease complex subunit PrcB family protein: MNCENIQDLLQLYIDNKLDAETKMKIAEHIKQCKECSQFLNEFNDTIETLGKLKEVKLPADYYSKLSLKLADVRKEPINKQNRLFKPTIYIPALCVFTLIICLGYFVNSSKKNVPESKVELKGKLVLSKQKNEKLVFAKIRENKINDAAEPQSIAIKRTVEIAKIPEENNKQFILRGAGAKYTDKKIIQEWQGINSGMKDKKTILINDNTQWLRLMKESQVEPVLPEMDFTKYMVIATSLGEQKTGGYSIHISKIRETEEKLYIDMVETHPKQGTAATQQLTRPYHIVVIDKD; the protein is encoded by the coding sequence ATGAACTGTGAAAATATCCAGGACCTGCTTCAACTCTATATCGATAACAAACTTGATGCCGAGACAAAAATGAAAATAGCAGAACACATTAAGCAGTGTAAAGAATGCTCTCAATTCTTAAATGAATTCAATGACACAATAGAAACACTGGGAAAATTGAAAGAAGTTAAATTGCCGGCAGATTATTATTCCAAATTGAGTTTAAAACTTGCTGATGTCAGGAAAGAACCAATAAACAAGCAAAACCGGCTGTTTAAACCAACGATATATATTCCTGCTTTATGTGTTTTTACCCTAATAATCTGTTTGGGATATTTTGTAAACAGCTCTAAGAAAAATGTACCGGAATCAAAAGTTGAATTAAAGGGAAAATTGGTTTTAAGCAAACAAAAAAATGAAAAACTTGTATTTGCCAAAATTAGGGAAAATAAGATTAACGATGCAGCCGAACCTCAAAGTATTGCGATAAAAAGGACTGTTGAAATTGCAAAAATCCCTGAAGAAAATAATAAACAATTTATTCTAAGAGGTGCAGGAGCTAAATATACAGATAAAAAAATAATACAGGAGTGGCAGGGAATAAACAGCGGAATGAAGGATAAAAAGACGATTCTTATAAACGACAATACCCAATGGCTGAGATTAATGAAAGAGAGCCAGGTTGAGCCGGTACTTCCAGAAATGGATTTTACAAAATACATGGTAATTGCTACATCCCTTGGCGAACAGAAGACAGGCGGGTACAGCATTCATATATCCAAAATCCGGGAAACCGAAGAAAAACTTTACATTGATATGGTTGAAACTCATCCAAAACAAGGTACAGCAGCCACACAACAACTAACCCGGCCGTATCATATTGTTGTAATAGATAAGGATTAA
- a CDS encoding PorV/PorQ family protein has protein sequence MKKISSILLLLGCLLLFSNHSFSKDADGGLPGYFLDLGIGARALSMGRSFVAVSNDESSIYWNPAGLVNIKSSEVSATYISLFENTSYNSIGFACPAKHGLAFGAGFIQLGSDGIIRRDENNNPMGEIRDRSTAYLFSSGYSINEKASIGSSLKYVNKQFDDIDKNWAGLDISALYSPIDKLSVGINLHNIATRGTEWTDGRSYDVPIETDFGIAYKLFCDRLTIAADFDSKSSQILELHTGIEWSINKLLTFRGGYDERDITTGIGISLKSYRLDYALLNHPLGMSQRATFSYRFGEKAGKNNIRNKPGIVVKKGKEYDTAINTMKEIPMAIYHIFHDKDISVINVRIKNNLTNETKFRINYRIGLKNPSEVKEVNVPCNETVDVQIIPSFTQEDIRQIAVVPTPTTIFIDVESISRKGKPHKLSNESFPIILLPYDQFTPQIIDARGKTIDLLDTLVNWITYNDRNLGAIINKASERGANLNPPVKIVGFQSPTAFTKKPDDNRTLEQRYSDYLSQVKLIYDTLKDDYKITYINQPVAYGNSQRIKLPFETLKNKGNCIELSVLFASLLESIEMEPILVIFKEDRHAAIAWKVSGEGKARYSMLETNVFGEEFRKVVEKGDKLVKDNDLTSEFLSGNDITFDENGVYKKNSNVILFNISKIRKRLPPSPYIPQ, from the coding sequence ATGAAAAAGATATCAAGCATATTACTATTATTGGGATGTTTACTGTTGTTTAGTAACCACTCTTTCTCAAAAGATGCCGATGGGGGGTTGCCCGGGTATTTTCTTGACCTTGGGATAGGAGCAAGAGCTTTGTCTATGGGGCGCAGCTTTGTGGCTGTTAGTAATGATGAATCTTCGATATATTGGAATCCGGCAGGATTGGTAAATATAAAAAGCAGTGAAGTGTCCGCAACATATATTTCGTTGTTTGAAAATACCAGCTATAATTCTATAGGATTTGCCTGCCCGGCAAAACACGGATTAGCATTCGGCGCCGGTTTTATACAACTGGGTAGTGACGGAATAATCAGGCGCGATGAAAACAATAACCCGATGGGAGAAATACGGGACAGGAGCACAGCTTACTTATTTTCAAGCGGGTACTCAATAAACGAAAAAGCTTCTATCGGTAGTTCCCTTAAATATGTTAATAAGCAGTTTGATGATATTGATAAAAACTGGGCCGGGCTTGATATATCTGCGTTATATTCTCCTATAGATAAGCTGAGTGTGGGTATAAATTTACATAATATTGCTACCAGGGGCACTGAATGGACAGATGGCAGGAGCTACGATGTACCGATCGAAACAGATTTCGGGATAGCATACAAGCTGTTTTGTGATAGATTAACCATTGCTGCTGATTTTGACTCGAAATCCAGTCAAATATTAGAGTTACATACAGGCATAGAATGGAGCATAAACAAATTGCTAACGTTCAGGGGCGGTTATGACGAAAGGGATATAACTACTGGCATTGGGATTTCTCTGAAAAGCTATCGATTGGATTACGCACTGCTGAACCACCCGCTTGGAATGAGCCAGAGAGCGACATTCTCTTATCGTTTCGGAGAAAAAGCAGGAAAAAATAACATCAGAAATAAGCCTGGCATAGTTGTGAAAAAAGGAAAAGAATATGATACAGCGATAAATACAATGAAAGAGATACCGATGGCGATATATCATATCTTCCATGACAAAGATATATCTGTCATTAATGTCCGGATCAAAAATAATCTCACAAATGAAACAAAGTTCAGGATAAATTACAGGATAGGACTGAAAAATCCAAGTGAAGTAAAAGAGGTCAATGTACCCTGTAATGAAACTGTAGATGTTCAGATCATTCCATCATTTACCCAGGAAGATATACGGCAAATCGCGGTTGTCCCTACTCCTACGACGATTTTTATAGATGTGGAAAGCATCAGCAGGAAAGGAAAACCTCATAAGCTGTCAAATGAATCGTTTCCTATAATCCTTTTGCCTTATGACCAATTTACTCCTCAAATAATCGATGCGAGAGGTAAAACGATCGACTTGCTTGACACGCTTGTTAATTGGATCACGTATAATGACCGTAATTTAGGCGCTATAATCAACAAGGCAAGCGAAAGAGGGGCGAATTTGAATCCGCCGGTTAAAATTGTGGGATTTCAATCGCCTACGGCATTTACAAAAAAGCCGGATGATAACAGGACTCTGGAACAACGATATAGCGATTATCTTTCACAGGTAAAGTTGATATATGATACCTTGAAAGACGATTATAAAATTACTTATATCAACCAACCTGTTGCCTACGGTAATTCACAAAGAATAAAGCTTCCTTTCGAAACACTAAAAAATAAGGGAAATTGTATCGAGCTTTCTGTGTTGTTTGCCAGCCTTTTGGAAAGTATTGAAATGGAACCTATTCTTGTAATATTTAAAGAGGACAGGCACGCTGCTATAGCCTGGAAAGTTTCCGGTGAAGGTAAGGCAAGGTACAGCATGCTTGAAACAAACGTATTCGGCGAGGAATTTAGGAAAGTGGTTGAAAAAGGTGATAAACTCGTTAAAGATAATGACCTGACATCGGAATTTTTAAGCGGTAATGATATAACTTTTGATGAAAATGGTGTTTATAAAAAGAATTCAAATGTTATATTATTTAACATAAGTAAAATCAGGAAGCGTTTACCTCCCAGCCCATATATACCACAATAA
- a CDS encoding nucleotidyltransferase domain-containing protein: MLGLEKVLFFTNHQKILKFLLDNPEQKYYDREIANITGVSRAGANFALRDLAKIGIIDKEKKGKMNFYHVSLVTAIVKELKTLLNILTISELIDTASEYSSKIVLFGSALKGENTQESDLDILFITDDKEKVHSIILKDKNREKIQPVIATQNDFIKMKKENPVFYNEINNGKILWIKK, translated from the coding sequence ATGTTGGGTTTAGAAAAAGTACTATTTTTTACAAACCATCAAAAGATTCTTAAATTTCTTTTGGATAATCCTGAACAAAAATATTATGATCGCGAGATTGCCAATATTACGGGAGTTAGCCGCGCAGGTGCAAATTTTGCCTTGCGCGACCTGGCAAAAATCGGTATAATTGATAAAGAGAAAAAAGGAAAAATGAACTTTTATCATGTTTCCCTTGTTACAGCAATAGTCAAAGAACTTAAAACTCTTTTAAATATTCTGACAATCAGTGAATTAATCGATACAGCCAGCGAATATTCTAGTAAAATAGTTCTTTTCGGAAGCGCCTTAAAAGGCGAAAATACTCAAGAAAGCGATTTGGATATACTTTTTATAACAGATGATAAAGAGAAAGTCCATTCAATTATACTAAAAGATAAAAACAGGGAAAAAATACAACCTGTTATTGCCACTCAAAACGATTTTATAAAGATGAAAAAAGAAAACCCAGTTTTTTATAACGAAATTAACAACGGGAAAATATTGTGGATAAAAAAGTAA
- a CDS encoding HEPN domain-containing protein, whose product MDKKVNIEFQKGLEKKRIVHFAEAMNSVDIEIQSAKDDLSEASDRFSNKKYKYATITAYYSMFHSSRALVYSKGYREKSHYYLLVAIKALFVEKGEIPENLLNEFHEAMVLRENADYSAQFSKEGAEAAISTAKDFLHLSAKILGKK is encoded by the coding sequence GTGGATAAAAAAGTAAATATAGAGTTTCAAAAAGGATTGGAAAAGAAACGGATTGTTCATTTTGCTGAAGCTATGAATTCTGTTGATATTGAAATACAATCCGCCAAGGACGATTTATCCGAAGCTTCGGACAGATTTAGCAACAAAAAGTATAAATATGCAACTATAACGGCATATTATTCAATGTTTCATTCCTCTAGAGCTTTGGTATATTCCAAAGGGTATAGGGAAAAGAGTCACTATTATTTGCTGGTAGCTATTAAAGCACTGTTTGTTGAAAAGGGTGAAATTCCGGAAAACCTGTTAAACGAATTTCACGAAGCTATGGTTTTAAGAGAAAATGCTGATTATAGTGCGCAATTCTCAAAAGAGGGTGCCGAAGCAGCAATTTCAACTGCAAAGGATTTTCTTCATTTATCAGCAAAAATACTCGGAAAGAAATAA
- the atpC gene encoding ATP synthase F1 subunit epsilon: MARTVPLKIISPQSVIFDQEIISLVCTSEKGKLGVLAGHADMIAGLKASNVEIKDAKGAGVQFAISGGLLEVHPDRVTIYTE, encoded by the coding sequence ATGGCAAGAACAGTACCGTTAAAAATCATTTCACCGCAAAGCGTCATATTCGACCAGGAGATCATTTCCCTTGTCTGCACCTCGGAAAAAGGAAAGCTCGGTGTCCTTGCCGGCCACGCAGATATGATCGCAGGCCTTAAAGCTTCAAATGTTGAGATCAAGGACGCAAAAGGTGCAGGGGTACAGTTTGCGATTTCAGGTGGGTTGTTAGAAGTCCATCCAGATAGGGTTACAATATATACAGAATAG
- the atpD gene encoding F0F1 ATP synthase subunit beta, with protein MNEGKIVEVIGPVVDVEFEKQIPAIYNALEIAETKGTDKRSKVVLEVVSDLGDNVVRTISLSPTEGLKRGTIVTDTGAPISVPVGKACLGRLMNVLGEPIDELGEIKTKERSPIHKAAPDFVSQKTSLEVFETGIKVIDLLTPFMKGGKVGLFGGAGVGKTVIIQELIHNVAKEHGGVSIFAGVGERTREGNDLWLDMQQTKVIDKTVLVYGQMNEPPGARLRVGLSGLTQAEYFRDVEKQDVLLFIDNIFRFVLAGAEVSALLGRLPSAVGYQPTLATEMGKLQERITSTNNGSITSVQAVYVPADDLTDPGVATTFSHLDASVVLSRQIVELGIYPAVDPLESSSRIMARNIVGEEHYNVAREVQKILQRYKDLQDIIAILGVDELSDEDKLTVARARRIQKFLSQPFFVAREFTGFEGKYVPLKETVRSFKEIIEGKHDNLPEQAFLMVGTIDDVIANAKNMV; from the coding sequence ATGAACGAAGGAAAGATAGTGGAAGTCATAGGCCCTGTAGTAGACGTTGAATTTGAAAAACAAATACCCGCGATCTATAACGCCCTTGAGATAGCTGAAACTAAAGGCACGGACAAGAGATCCAAAGTCGTCCTTGAAGTGGTCTCTGACCTCGGTGATAATGTAGTGCGGACTATCTCTTTAAGCCCGACAGAAGGCTTAAAACGCGGGACGATTGTAACAGATACCGGCGCTCCTATTTCAGTGCCAGTAGGCAAAGCTTGCCTTGGCAGGTTAATGAATGTGCTCGGAGAACCGATCGACGAGCTTGGAGAGATTAAGACAAAAGAAAGGTCGCCTATACATAAAGCCGCGCCCGATTTTGTGAGCCAGAAAACCAGCCTTGAAGTTTTTGAAACAGGGATTAAAGTCATAGACCTTTTGACGCCTTTTATGAAAGGCGGAAAGGTCGGGCTTTTTGGCGGTGCCGGAGTAGGAAAGACCGTTATCATCCAGGAACTTATCCATAATGTGGCAAAAGAACACGGCGGAGTGTCGATCTTTGCGGGAGTGGGGGAGCGGACACGCGAAGGAAACGACCTTTGGCTTGATATGCAGCAGACAAAAGTCATAGATAAGACCGTCCTTGTTTACGGCCAGATGAACGAGCCTCCAGGAGCAAGGTTACGTGTGGGCTTGTCAGGCCTTACACAAGCAGAATATTTCAGGGACGTAGAAAAACAGGACGTCCTTCTGTTTATAGACAATATATTCAGGTTCGTGCTTGCAGGCGCTGAGGTCTCGGCATTGTTGGGCAGGCTTCCTTCTGCCGTGGGATATCAGCCTACCTTGGCGACTGAAATGGGAAAGCTTCAGGAAAGGATCACGTCAACTAATAACGGTTCCATAACAAGCGTTCAGGCGGTCTACGTGCCTGCGGACGACCTGACAGACCCGGGAGTTGCAACTACATTTTCGCATCTGGACGCTTCAGTGGTCCTGTCAAGGCAGATAGTGGAGTTGGGGATATACCCGGCTGTTGACCCGCTTGAATCGTCTTCAAGGATAATGGCAAGGAATATCGTAGGAGAAGAACATTACAATGTGGCAAGGGAAGTGCAAAAAATACTTCAAAGATACAAAGACCTTCAGGACATCATCGCCATACTCGGCGTCGATGAGCTTTCTGATGAAGACAAGCTCACGGTCGCAAGGGCAAGGAGGATCCAGAAATTCCTTTCCCAGCCATTCTTTGTTGCCAGAGAATTTACCGGTTTTGAAGGCAAGTACGTCCCGTTAAAAGAAACCGTCAGGAGCTTTAAGGAAATAATCGAAGGCAAGCACGACAACCTACCTGAGCAAGCATTTTTAATGGTAGGAACCATAGACGACGTCATAGCCAACGCCAAAAACATGGTCTAG
- the atpG gene encoding ATP synthase F1 subunit gamma, whose translation MISLRTLRRKIKSVKSIQQIFNAMKMISSVRLKRTKNTFEFAKAYCLDLKKVIAGLFLLAKNRLTVADFPKNLKPFIFPDKKENLCLVVITSDKGLCGSFNSNITRASLDFINKNLSKDLKVITIGKKSRNALIKNIPLLKEFANLSSLNYSDAKAVIDELLDIYIKEGFTGLHIAHAKFKSGIAQSVVVEQFLPLSLDAFNTGLAVPADPICEPEPERLFSHSVPMYIKSEFYKILLDSNLAEHAARIFAMDTAITNSDELICELSLQLNKLRQEKITSEISELTANIL comes from the coding sequence ATGATTTCTCTGAGAACCTTAAGAAGAAAAATTAAATCGGTTAAATCCATACAGCAAATATTCAATGCCATGAAAATGATATCTTCCGTACGGCTTAAGCGTACGAAAAATACCTTTGAATTTGCCAAGGCCTACTGTCTGGATTTAAAGAAAGTGATCGCGGGCTTGTTCCTCCTGGCAAAAAACAGGTTAACGGTTGCGGATTTCCCAAAAAACCTTAAACCTTTTATTTTTCCGGATAAAAAAGAGAATCTCTGCCTTGTCGTCATAACAAGCGATAAGGGGTTGTGCGGCAGTTTTAACTCCAATATCACGAGGGCATCGCTTGATTTTATAAATAAAAACTTATCCAAAGACCTTAAGGTAATTACAATAGGCAAAAAAAGCAGGAATGCCCTGATCAAGAATATCCCTCTCTTAAAAGAATTTGCAAATCTTTCCAGCTTAAACTACAGTGACGCAAAGGCAGTTATTGACGAACTACTGGATATTTACATCAAAGAAGGGTTTACAGGCCTTCATATAGCCCATGCAAAATTTAAATCAGGGATAGCCCAGTCAGTCGTGGTCGAACAGTTCCTCCCGTTATCCCTTGATGCCTTTAATACCGGGCTGGCCGTACCGGCAGACCCTATTTGCGAGCCTGAGCCGGAAAGGTTATTTTCACATTCAGTGCCGATGTACATAAAATCCGAGTTCTACAAGATACTCCTTGACTCTAATTTGGCGGAACACGCAGCAAGGATCTTTGCCATGGATACGGCTATAACAAATTCCGATGAGCTTATATGCGAGTTGTCCTTACAGCTTAATAAACTGCGCCAGGAAAAGATTACATCAGAAATATCGGAACTTACGGCAAATATTTTATAG